A region from the Silene latifolia isolate original U9 population chromosome 7, ASM4854445v1, whole genome shotgun sequence genome encodes:
- the LOC141590759 gene encoding putative cysteine-rich receptor-like protein kinase 31 gives MADFWRNSGRRSAAGFWRRIPGSSDFWRRIPRSRSAAGFREGSQKVLASSGGSQEADQLLASERGPINAYTSCYDAYDETVKSDVDNLGDTKFLQYDFATLKAATRNFSSENKLGQGGFGTVYKGILENGDNHLAIKRLSGTSGQGTKEFMTEARLLAKLQHKNLVKLVGFCSEGDEKLLIYEFMSNASLDGFLFDQIKRPLLNWATRSNIIMGIARGLQYLHEDSRLTIVHRDLKPGNILLDNEMNPKIADFGLATLFEGAQKFGNTSRIVGTIGYMAPEYMTTGEYSEKSDVYSFGIMLLEIVSGQNNIKFYQARQSKEDLPVHILFHAYEQTQFVLFEQSPRLFNSPVYCFSIERELSIRFKV, from the exons ATGGCTGACTTCTGGAGGAACTCTGGACGCAGATCTGCTGCTGGCTTCTGGCGGAGGATTCCAGGAAGCTCTGACTTCTGGCGGAGGATCCCAAGAAGCAGATCTGCTGCAGGCTTCCGAGAAGGGTCCCAAAAAGTGCTGGCTTCTAGCGGAGGATCCCAGGAAGCAGATCAACTGCTGGCTTCCGAGAGGGGTCCCATAAA TGCTTACACAAGCTGTTATGATGCTTATGATGAAACAGTAAAAAGCGATGTAGACAACCTTGGAGACACAAAATTTTTGCAATATGATTTTGCGACTTTGAAAGCTGCAACAAGAAACTTCTCGTCTGAGAACAAGTTGGGTCAAGGAGGGTTCGGAACTGTTTACAAG GGAATACTTGAGAATGGAGATAACCACCTAGCAATTAAGAGGCTCTCCGGCACCTCAGGACAAGGTACCAAAGAATTCATGACAGAGGCCCGACTCTTGGCTAAGCTTCAGCACAAAAATCTCGTAAAGCTTGTGGGATTTTGCTCTGAAGGAGATGAGAAATTGCTCATCTATGAATTTATGTCTAATGCTAGTTTGGATGGGTTCTTATTTG ATCAAATCAAGCGACCTCTATTAAACTGGGCAACACGGTCCAATATAATAATGGGAATTGCAAGAGGTTTGCAATATCTTCATGAAGATTCCCGACTCACAATCGTACATCGTGATCTTAAACCTGGCAACATTTTATTGGACAATGAAATGAATCCCAAAATAGCCGACTTTGGATTAGCAACACTCTTTGAAGGTGCACAAAAGTTTGGGAACACCAGTCGCATTGTTGGAACCAT AGGCTACATGGCGCCAGAGTATATGACAACAGGAGAATACTCTGAGAAATCAGATGTCTATAGTTTTGGCATCATGCTTTTGGAGATCGTAAGTGGTCAGAACAACATAAAATTTTATCAGGCGCGACAATCAAAGGAGGACCTTCCGGTTCAC ATCTTGTTTCACGCATACGAACAGACACAATTCGTATTGTTTGAACAGTCACCGAGACTGTTCAATTCGCCTGTGTACTGTTTCAGTATCGAACGAGAACTATCCATTCGctttaaagtttaa